GTCCACGCTCGGCCGCCTGCTGCTGCGCCTGATCGAGCCGACCGACGGCCGCGTGCTGTTTCGCGGCAAGGACATCACGCACCTGTCCGGCGAACCGCTGCGCCGGCTGCGGCGCGACATGCAGATCATCTTCCAGGACCCGTTCGCGTCGCTGAATCCCGGCATGACCGTCGAGCAGATCGTCGGCGAGCCGATCGCGCTGCACGGCCTCGCGCGCGGCGCGGAGAAACGCGAGCGCGTCGCGCAGCTGCTGCGCACGGTCGGCCTGCAACCCGCGTATGCGGACCGTTATCCGCACGAGTTCTCCGGCGGCCAGCGGCAGCGTATCGGCATCGCGCGCGCGCTCGCCGGCGAGCCGACGCTGATCGTCGGCGACGAGCCGGTGTCCGCGCTCGACGTGTCGGTGCAGGCGCAGGTCATCAATCTGCTCGAACAGTTGAAGGCGCAACTGGGCCTCACGCTCGTGATGATCTCGCACGACCTCGCGGTGATCCGCCATATGAGCGACCGCGTCGTCGTGATGTATCTCGGCGAGATCGTCGAGCACGCGCGCGTGGACGACCTGTTCGACACGCCGCTGCATCCGTACACCCAGGCGCTGCTGCGCGCGGTGCCCGCGAGCCGGCCCGATGCGCGCCGCGAACGCGCGACGCTGACCGGCGACCTGCCGAGCCCGACCGCGCCGCCGCCCGGCTGCCGCTTCCATCCACGCTGCCCGCACGCGAAGCCGCTGTGCCGCGAAGCGCGCCCGCCGACCGAGACGCTGCCCGCAGGCCGCCAGGTCGCGTGCCACTTCTGGCGCGAGATCCAGCACGCCGGCAGCGGCGCGCCGCTGGCCGCAAGCCCCGGTGCGAAGCTCGCCGAACGGCTCGCGCTGTATCGCGAGCGGCAGGCCGGCCCCGCACGATGACCCGATACCCCGCCTCCCGAATCCGCCCACGAAGGAAACCCCGCATGCGAACCCTGATGATCGCCGCCGCCGTCACGATCGGCGCCGCCGCCACGACCCCCGCGTTCGCGCAGGCGCCCGCGCAGACGCTGCGCATCGGCCTGCAGGAGGACGTCGGCTCGCTCGACCCGGCGCGCAGCGCGCAGGTCGTCGACCGGATCGTGTTCGCGTCGCTGTGCAACGCGCTCGTCGACATCGGCCCGGACCTGAAGTTCGTGCCGATGCTCGCGACCTCGTGGACCACCAGCGCGGACGGCAAGACGCTGACGTTCAAGCTGCGCCAGGGCGTGAAGTTCCAGGACGGCGAGCCGTTCAACGCGGCGGCCGTGAAAGCGAACCTCGACCGCTACCGCACGCTGCCGACCAGCAACCGCAAGAGCGAACTCGCGTCGGTCGATCACGTGGACGTCGTCGATCCGTACACCGTCGCGATCGCGCTGAAGGCGCCGGACGCCGCGCTGCTCGCGACGCTGTCCGACCGCGCCGGGATGATGCTCGCGCCGAACACGCTGGCCGACGCGGCCGGCGTCGCGACGCATCCGGTCTGCTCCGGTCCGTACAAATTCGTGCAGCGCGTGCAGAACGACCGCATCGTGCTGGAGAAATTCGACGGCTACTGGGACGCCGCGCATTACCCGGTGCAGCGCGTGATCTTCCAGCCGATCCCGGACAGCACCGTGCGGCTCGCGAACCTGCGCGCCGGCTCGCTCGACATGCTGGAGCGGCTCGCGCCGTCCGACGTGAACGCGGTCCGCCAGGACGCGAACCTGACCTTCGTGTCGCTGAGCGGCCTCGGTTTCTACAACGTGACGTTCAACGTCGGCAACGGCCCGCGCGGCAACACTCCGCTGAAGGACAAGCGCGTGCGCCAGGCGTTCGAACTCGCGATCGACCGCGACGCGATCAACCAGGTGATCGGCGCGGGCATCTTCGTGCCGGCCAACCAGGCGCTGCCGAAGTCGAGCCCGTATTACGACGCCGCGCTGCCGTTCACGCATCGCGACGTCGCGAAGGCGAAGGCGCTGCTGAAGGCCGCCGGCCACGAGCATCTGGACGTCGAGTTCACGTTCGGCAACAACACCGTCGCGAGCCAGATCGCGCAGATGCTCCAAGCGATGCTGTCGGAAGCTGGCATCAACCTGAAGCTGCGCCCGACCGATTACGCAGCGGCGCTGAACGCCGCGCACAACGGCGACTTCGAGGCGATGTTCCTCGGCTGGTCGGGCCGCGTCGATCCGGACGGCAACCTGCACCAGTTCAACACCTGCGCGGGCAACCTGAACTACGGCCACTACTGCAACGCGGACGTGGACCGGCTGCTGAACGACGCGCGCGTGAAGCCCGACGTCGCCACGCGCAAGCCGTTGTACGACGCCGCCGCGAAGGTGCTCGCGGACGACGACCCGATCGTCTACCTGTACGCGCAGCCGTGGCCGTTCGCGCTGTCGAAGAAAGTGCAGGGCTTCACGCCGTATCCGGACGGGCTGATCCGGCTGCGCGGCGTCAGCGTGAAGGGCTGACGCCATGCTGCGCGTGTTCGCGAACCGTCTGCTGGTGGCCGTGCCGACGCTGATCCTCGTGTCGATGCTGATCTTCGGGCTGCAGAAGCTGCTGCCCGGCGACCCGGTGCTCGCGATGGCCGGCGAGGAGCAGGACGCGCAGGTGATCGCGACGCTGCGCGCGAAGTATCACCTCGACGAGCCGGTGCCGGTGCAATACCTGCTGTGGGTGCGCGACGTCGCGCACGGCGACCTCGGCGCGTCGCTGCGCACCGACGTGCCGGTCACGACGCTGATCGCGCAGAAGCTGCCGGTCACGCTGCAACTCGCGGTGATGGCGATGGTGTTCGCGCTCGGCATCGGCATTCCGGCCGGCATCGTGTCGGCCGCGCATCGCGGCAGCGCGCTCGAC
The Paraburkholderia caballeronis genome window above contains:
- a CDS encoding ABC transporter substrate-binding protein yields the protein MRTLMIAAAVTIGAAATTPAFAQAPAQTLRIGLQEDVGSLDPARSAQVVDRIVFASLCNALVDIGPDLKFVPMLATSWTTSADGKTLTFKLRQGVKFQDGEPFNAAAVKANLDRYRTLPTSNRKSELASVDHVDVVDPYTVAIALKAPDAALLATLSDRAGMMLAPNTLADAAGVATHPVCSGPYKFVQRVQNDRIVLEKFDGYWDAAHYPVQRVIFQPIPDSTVRLANLRAGSLDMLERLAPSDVNAVRQDANLTFVSLSGLGFYNVTFNVGNGPRGNTPLKDKRVRQAFELAIDRDAINQVIGAGIFVPANQALPKSSPYYDAALPFTHRDVAKAKALLKAAGHEHLDVEFTFGNNTVASQIAQMLQAMLSEAGINLKLRPTDYAAALNAAHNGDFEAMFLGWSGRVDPDGNLHQFNTCAGNLNYGHYCNADVDRLLNDARVKPDVATRKPLYDAAAKVLADDDPIVYLYAQPWPFALSKKVQGFTPYPDGLIRLRGVSVKG
- a CDS encoding ABC transporter ATP-binding protein — protein: MNQPLALPASSAETAPTPAAAPVVVEARALTKRFGGERHLFARTPLVHAVNDVSFAVRQRETFAIVGESGCGKSTLGRLLLRLIEPTDGRVLFRGKDITHLSGEPLRRLRRDMQIIFQDPFASLNPGMTVEQIVGEPIALHGLARGAEKRERVAQLLRTVGLQPAYADRYPHEFSGGQRQRIGIARALAGEPTLIVGDEPVSALDVSVQAQVINLLEQLKAQLGLTLVMISHDLAVIRHMSDRVVVMYLGEIVEHARVDDLFDTPLHPYTQALLRAVPASRPDARRERATLTGDLPSPTAPPPGCRFHPRCPHAKPLCREARPPTETLPAGRQVACHFWREIQHAGSGAPLAASPGAKLAERLALYRERQAGPAR